The proteins below are encoded in one region of Methanosarcina barkeri 3:
- a CDS encoding universal stress protein: MDGTEGSHFKRVLIATDGSENAEKAASYGMYLAKAACAEVHVLYVISTQHAVTTRTVKSWSEGLEEYLKDKGRVAIGNVEKMGEEAGVKVKSVFLKGIPADKILEYARENNIDLIVVGTHGLTGIKKFLIGSIAEKVVRHSRVPVMVIR; this comes from the coding sequence GTGGATGGAACGGAAGGAAGTCATTTCAAAAGAGTTCTAATTGCAACCGACGGCTCGGAGAATGCGGAAAAAGCGGCTTCTTATGGAATGTATCTAGCAAAGGCAGCTTGTGCTGAAGTGCATGTCCTTTATGTAATTTCAACTCAGCATGCAGTAACTACGCGCACGGTTAAGAGCTGGAGTGAAGGACTGGAAGAATATCTTAAGGACAAAGGGAGAGTTGCAATTGGCAATGTGGAAAAAATGGGAGAAGAAGCCGGGGTTAAAGTTAAGTCCGTGTTCCTGAAAGGCATTCCTGCTGATAAGATCCTTGAATATGCCCGGGAAAATAATATTGACCTTATAGTAGTGGGAACACATGGTCTTACAGGTATCAAAAAATTTCTGATTGGCAGTATTGCAGAAAAAGTAGTAAGGCATTCAAGGGTTCCAGTAATGGTTATTCGGTGA
- a CDS encoding PspA/IM30 family protein: MGLFKRMETVFKSKMNTVLNRMEDPRETLDYSYERQLELLQNVKRGVAEVTSSKKRLELQRVKLVQNIDKLEKQAKDAIAAGREDLARLALERKAALAQQVEGIDREISELEKQQEKLIASEKRLSTKVEIFRTRKESIKAQYSAAEAQVKVNESVTGISEEMADVGLALERAENKTEEMKARAEAIDELMEAGTLEDLTGGKDDIDRELAKISAQSNVESELARLKAEAGKGSEKAKTGEEGTEERKEV; encoded by the coding sequence ATGGGATTATTTAAAAGGATGGAAACAGTATTTAAATCGAAGATGAACACAGTTCTTAACAGGATGGAAGACCCAAGGGAAACACTTGACTATTCCTATGAGAGGCAACTCGAACTGCTTCAGAATGTGAAGAGAGGAGTTGCGGAAGTTACAAGCTCAAAGAAACGCCTGGAACTCCAGCGTGTAAAACTGGTTCAAAACATTGATAAGCTTGAAAAACAGGCAAAAGATGCAATCGCCGCTGGCAGGGAGGATCTCGCAAGACTAGCCCTTGAGAGAAAAGCAGCTCTTGCGCAGCAGGTCGAAGGAATCGATCGGGAAATTTCAGAGCTTGAAAAGCAGCAAGAAAAATTAATAGCTTCGGAAAAACGCCTTTCAACGAAAGTGGAGATTTTCAGAACTCGGAAAGAGTCAATTAAAGCCCAGTACTCAGCTGCTGAGGCCCAGGTGAAAGTAAACGAATCTGTTACCGGAATCAGTGAAGAAATGGCAGATGTAGGCCTTGCGCTCGAAAGGGCCGAAAATAAAACCGAAGAGATGAAAGCGCGGGCTGAGGCAATTGATGAACTTATGGAGGCTGGCACACTCGAAGATCTAACAGGCGGCAAGGACGATATTGATCGGGAACTTGCAAAAATCAGTGCTCAGAGCAATGTAGAATCCGAACTCGCCAGGCTTAAGGCCGAAGCAGGAAAAGGGTCTGAAAAAGCAAAAACCGGAGAAGAAGGCACAGAAGAACGAAAGGAGGTCTGA
- a CDS encoding V4R domain-containing protein encodes MAKPEGKTEFFYNDNGLVAIGSPVKLQILNLLREEPRSFDEIVKFTAKAKSTISVHLNNLRSCELVEENIDPEDRRRKVYSLTSRYMGCSQEPFIERYRNLLEKAPEYGNDRFCFAEILLHALYFGFEAYGIDNAPIVKTIGSDLGRSISPIFESETFEELLREIGNFLEFQGKCRVITLVNIPALQIEDDFKARSIPVIGKPFCTLREGIIEGILRGKFEKEYRVTEIECYGSGHEHCLFKITI; translated from the coding sequence ATGGCAAAACCTGAGGGTAAAACTGAATTTTTTTATAATGATAACGGGCTGGTAGCAATAGGCAGTCCTGTTAAACTCCAGATTCTTAATTTGCTCAGGGAAGAACCCAGGTCGTTTGATGAAATCGTAAAGTTTACAGCAAAAGCCAAATCAACTATCTCCGTACACCTCAATAATCTAAGGTCATGTGAGCTTGTGGAAGAAAACATTGACCCAGAAGACCGTCGCCGAAAGGTCTATTCCCTTACTTCCCGCTACATGGGTTGCTCTCAGGAACCTTTCATAGAACGTTACAGGAATTTACTGGAAAAAGCCCCTGAGTATGGAAATGACAGGTTCTGTTTTGCAGAAATCCTGCTCCATGCTCTTTACTTTGGCTTTGAGGCATACGGAATTGACAATGCCCCGATTGTAAAAACGATAGGAAGTGATCTTGGAAGATCTATTTCTCCCATTTTCGAATCCGAAACCTTTGAGGAACTCCTGAGAGAAATCGGGAATTTTCTTGAATTCCAGGGAAAATGCCGGGTTATTACACTTGTAAATATCCCTGCTCTTCAGATTGAAGACGATTTCAAAGCCAGATCAATACCGGTAATAGGAAAACCTTTCTGCACCTTAAGAGAAGGCATTATTGAAGGAATTCTTAGAGGAAAGTTTGAGAAAGAGTACAGAGTTACCGAGATCGAGTGTTACGGGTCAGGGCATGAACACTGCCTTTTTAAAATAACAATCTAA
- a CDS encoding DUF2110 family protein: MIKVVTLQHIYGKNRERMAGLLKTLVENELKDLEVNVEISITPENWAEFTLEGEDEEVSANLLTSRYGTPAKKAEPEKVYIGFLQAFLEDAFLVNIGVPVRVETEELKALGSGKPKQLASRFGLIPHLPVEIEVIEANKNVKARFTKKQLDIWWSWKKAATDRVTVNGATRSEIKSAIKKTGHGRDIYEIERLGLLEHAIVCRENTDGPGIVAAIGPRLKSEMGAIIGDAN, encoded by the coding sequence ATGATAAAAGTTGTAACCCTCCAGCATATTTACGGAAAGAACCGGGAAAGAATGGCTGGACTTTTGAAAACTCTGGTTGAGAATGAATTGAAAGACCTTGAAGTAAACGTTGAGATTTCTATTACTCCTGAAAACTGGGCTGAGTTCACCCTTGAAGGCGAGGATGAGGAAGTATCTGCGAATTTGCTGACCTCCAGATATGGGACACCTGCGAAAAAAGCTGAACCCGAAAAGGTATACATTGGTTTTCTCCAGGCTTTTTTAGAGGATGCTTTTCTGGTCAATATTGGAGTGCCTGTAAGAGTTGAAACCGAGGAACTGAAAGCTCTGGGCAGCGGAAAGCCAAAACAGCTTGCCTCCAGGTTCGGCCTTATCCCTCATTTACCGGTTGAAATCGAGGTTATTGAGGCGAATAAGAATGTAAAAGCTCGCTTTACTAAAAAGCAGCTAGATATCTGGTGGAGCTGGAAAAAGGCAGCTACTGACAGAGTAACTGTTAATGGGGCAACCCGCTCGGAAATCAAAAGCGCAATTAAAAAAACAGGTCATGGAAGAGATATTTATGAAATCGAGCGTCTGGGGCTGCTGGAACATGCAATCGTCTGCCGGGAAAATACCGACGGCCCTGGTATAGTTGCGGCAATAGGGCCTCGCCTGAAATCTGAAATGGGAGCCATAATCGGAGATGCTAACTGA
- a CDS encoding MarR family winged helix-turn-helix transcriptional regulator, translating to MSDENPEKLFLQEKPTRALLFIGSMGKTYASVISKEIDSTFAHTTRILAKMEQCGLIRFTFEGRIKFVELTEYGREVEAALKGFRDLIEEEPLKDKKEESRDISPEMEEAAEKEGEKEPEQAEELDPLNAEIFEKIKKLRNKIESIHRDAIEHGDSKDTISRKLGPYSRDIKKLQNQIERAESSISETVILALEESEELLEAYLRSEE from the coding sequence ATGTCCGATGAAAATCCAGAAAAGTTGTTTTTGCAGGAAAAACCCACTCGTGCGCTACTGTTTATAGGCTCTATGGGGAAGACATATGCGTCTGTTATTTCTAAAGAGATAGATTCTACCTTTGCCCATACAACAAGGATCCTAGCGAAAATGGAACAGTGCGGACTTATAAGATTCACATTTGAGGGGCGGATAAAGTTTGTCGAACTTACCGAGTACGGAAGAGAAGTCGAAGCCGCCCTTAAAGGGTTCAGGGACTTAATTGAAGAGGAACCTTTGAAAGATAAGAAAGAGGAGTCTCGAGACATAAGTCCTGAAATGGAAGAAGCTGCAGAAAAGGAAGGCGAGAAAGAACCTGAACAGGCAGAAGAGCTTGACCCTCTTAATGCTGAAATTTTTGAGAAGATTAAAAAACTCAGGAACAAAATCGAAAGTATTCATAGGGATGCAATAGAGCATGGAGATAGTAAGGATACAATTTCCCGTAAACTTGGTCCTTACAGTCGGGACATTAAAAAACTCCAGAACCAGATTGAAAGGGCAGAAAGCTCCATTAGTGAGACTGTAATCTTAGCTCTGGAAGAAAGTGAAGAACTTCTGGAAGCTTACCTCAGGAGCGAGGAGTAA
- a CDS encoding tRNA (guanine(10)-N(2))-dimethyltransferase, with translation MTSKTIVEGTTKVSVPVPPPDATFPPSAAPVFYNPEMELNRDINVAATAVFVERLLSRKELLREEVRYVDAFSASGIRGLRIAGEVGIHATMNDWSPEAFELIKENIKINGLEEQTQVTRKSANVLLHEQKFHIVDIDPFGTPAPFLDAASTSVRGMLSVTATDTAPLCGAHLKAGIRKYAAVPLNTEYHSEMGLRILLGACARELAKHEKGMLPLLSHVTRHYVRTYLEVLPGTKQTDRTLKSIGFSIHCPKCGFRGPVYGLAVHIEKECPVCGAFTQIAGPLWLGPFREQAFCDEVISELEVHPLNTKDKAKKLITLCRDELDIPMFYDQHVICKELGASATGIEILIEALKAQGFEASRTHFSGTSFRTDAPITEIKEIIRALSG, from the coding sequence ATGACATCTAAAACTATAGTCGAAGGCACAACAAAGGTTTCAGTTCCGGTACCGCCTCCGGATGCAACCTTCCCTCCCTCGGCAGCTCCGGTTTTTTACAATCCGGAGATGGAGCTTAACCGCGATATTAATGTCGCAGCTACGGCTGTATTTGTGGAAAGGCTTCTTTCGAGAAAAGAACTTCTCAGAGAAGAAGTCCGTTATGTGGACGCTTTTTCAGCGTCAGGGATAAGGGGGCTTCGGATTGCAGGCGAAGTAGGTATCCACGCTACAATGAATGATTGGAGTCCTGAAGCGTTTGAACTTATAAAGGAAAATATTAAGATTAACGGGCTTGAAGAACAAACCCAGGTTACCCGCAAGAGTGCAAATGTGTTACTACACGAACAAAAATTTCATATCGTGGACATTGATCCTTTTGGCACTCCTGCACCCTTCCTGGACGCAGCATCGACTTCGGTTAGAGGTATGCTGTCGGTCACAGCAACGGATACGGCTCCTTTATGTGGGGCCCATCTGAAAGCCGGAATACGAAAATATGCAGCCGTACCTCTTAACACGGAATATCACAGCGAAATGGGGCTTAGAATTCTCCTGGGAGCCTGTGCCAGAGAGCTTGCAAAGCATGAAAAAGGAATGCTGCCCCTGCTTTCCCATGTGACGCGTCATTATGTTCGCACATACCTCGAGGTTCTCCCTGGAACAAAACAGACTGATCGAACTCTAAAATCAATTGGTTTCAGCATTCATTGTCCAAAATGCGGGTTTCGAGGGCCTGTATACGGGCTTGCAGTACATATCGAAAAAGAATGCCCTGTTTGCGGGGCTTTCACACAAATTGCAGGCCCTTTGTGGCTTGGGCCATTCAGGGAACAGGCGTTCTGTGACGAGGTTATTTCCGAACTTGAAGTGCATCCTCTAAACACAAAGGATAAAGCAAAAAAATTAATTACCTTATGCAGGGATGAACTCGATATTCCGATGTTCTATGACCAGCACGTAATCTGTAAAGAACTTGGAGCTTCTGCAACCGGAATAGAAATCCTGATTGAAGCCCTTAAAGCCCAGGGATTTGAAGCATCAAGGACTCATTTCAGCGGTACTTCATTCCGAACTGATGCACCTATTACAGAAATAAAGGAAATAATCAGAGCGCTTTCAGGGTGA
- a CDS encoding MgtC/SapB family protein, translating into MTKLAIAFLIGIMVGIEREHRGIEHEIFAGVRTYSITCITGMLTAFVSEITGPGFIYVAALFFGAICCIITYAKIFLFNRIGVTSPISLFFIFVMGILVGYDYGLFAIISSIVVAFLLIQKKPLHQFAGNLTKEELYNAVQFLAVAFILYPVMPDIEYYGVLNLRSAILIVILVSLISFLSYVLLRKFGTKRGICYSGFLGGFVNSEATAAALAGLSKRVEEMADPVLTGILLCNISMLIRNLVLALIVDPTGQTTLLMLPPQIVIILASVTIALKYNKKFCPIDGEELKIESPFSLGQAFKFGFAFTVILIVGSFAYKIAGTAGIYVTALGALVSSSGVIVSVTLLAVSGNISYATAANTAVLASLISTINKILLSKISGSPSLYALTKKTFGIITVFGVLALLLWNFVWNGV; encoded by the coding sequence ATGACAAAACTTGCCATAGCCTTTTTGATAGGGATAATGGTAGGTATAGAAAGGGAGCATAGAGGCATTGAACATGAAATTTTTGCCGGGGTGAGAACCTACAGCATAACCTGTATAACAGGCATGTTAACTGCTTTTGTAAGCGAGATAACAGGACCGGGTTTTATCTACGTAGCTGCGCTCTTTTTCGGAGCAATCTGTTGCATAATCACCTATGCCAAGATATTTCTGTTTAACCGGATAGGAGTTACCAGCCCTATAAGTCTCTTCTTCATTTTTGTTATGGGAATACTGGTTGGCTATGATTACGGCCTGTTTGCTATTATCTCTTCAATAGTTGTGGCTTTTCTTCTGATACAAAAAAAGCCTCTTCACCAGTTTGCAGGAAACCTGACAAAAGAGGAACTCTACAATGCCGTACAGTTTCTGGCCGTGGCTTTCATACTTTATCCAGTGATGCCTGATATAGAATATTATGGAGTCCTAAATTTAAGGTCTGCGATCCTTATTGTAATTCTTGTTTCGCTTATCAGTTTTTTAAGTTATGTGCTCCTGAGGAAGTTCGGCACAAAGCGCGGGATATGTTATTCCGGTTTTTTAGGCGGCTTTGTGAACAGTGAAGCAACAGCAGCTGCACTTGCAGGTCTCTCAAAACGAGTAGAGGAAATGGCCGATCCTGTTCTTACCGGAATTCTGTTATGTAATATTTCCATGCTCATCCGAAACCTTGTGTTAGCCCTGATTGTTGACCCTACCGGTCAGACAACTCTGCTTATGCTTCCTCCTCAGATAGTAATCATTCTTGCTTCTGTAACAATAGCTCTCAAGTATAACAAGAAGTTCTGCCCTATAGATGGAGAAGAACTTAAAATTGAATCTCCTTTTTCGCTTGGACAAGCATTTAAATTCGGTTTTGCATTTACCGTAATTCTTATAGTAGGAAGCTTTGCCTATAAAATTGCAGGAACTGCCGGAATTTACGTCACTGCCCTCGGTGCTCTTGTTAGCAGTTCGGGAGTGATTGTTTCGGTAACCTTACTTGCAGTAAGTGGAAATATTTCCTATGCAACTGCAGCGAATACTGCGGTGCTTGCAAGTCTGATCAGCACGATTAACAAGATCCTGCTTTCGAAAATATCCGGTTCTCCCAGTCTTTACGCTCTTACAAAGAAGACTTTCGGGATAATTACAGTTTTCGGAGTCCTTGCTTTACTTTTGTGGAACTTCGTGTGGAACGGAGTCTGA
- a CDS encoding metallophosphoesterase — translation MKILAITDPHGDYSKIKEMIEKAGDFDLVVIVGDITNFGPDEKVEELMELFDKPVFAIPGNCDQRSILKTLDASKATNLHGKTEQIGNIRFIGLGGSNPTPFNTPFELSEEDIEKALEGMVCSAENDKDCGTIVLLTHAPPYGARDELPFGHVGSKAIQKFLDRVDLIVCGHIHEAKGLEQVGKTVIVNPGEACKGSCTLITLGEKEENKPIEVEFIEV, via the coding sequence ATGAAAATACTCGCTATTACTGACCCCCATGGGGATTATTCGAAGATAAAAGAAATGATTGAAAAGGCAGGGGATTTTGACCTTGTAGTCATTGTCGGGGACATTACCAATTTCGGGCCCGATGAAAAAGTTGAAGAATTGATGGAATTATTTGACAAACCTGTATTTGCGATCCCTGGTAATTGCGATCAGAGGAGTATTCTAAAAACCCTTGACGCTTCTAAAGCTACTAACCTGCACGGAAAAACCGAACAGATCGGAAATATCAGGTTTATAGGGCTAGGCGGCTCAAATCCTACTCCTTTTAACACTCCCTTTGAGCTATCCGAAGAAGATATTGAAAAGGCCCTTGAAGGAATGGTCTGCTCTGCCGAAAATGACAAAGATTGCGGCACCATAGTGCTTCTGACGCATGCTCCGCCTTACGGTGCAAGAGATGAACTTCCTTTCGGGCACGTAGGCAGTAAGGCTATCCAGAAATTCCTTGACAGGGTTGACCTGATCGTCTGCGGGCACATCCATGAGGCAAAAGGCCTGGAGCAGGTCGGAAAGACCGTAATAGTAAACCCTGGAGAAGCATGTAAAGGTTCCTGTACCTTAATAACTCTCGGAGAAAAGGAAGAAAACAAACCTATTGAGGTTGAATTTATAGAAGTGTAA
- the trmY gene encoding tRNA (pseudouridine(54)-N(1))-methyltransferase TrmY: protein MRDIVVIGHKANTSGDFTLNDLPGSAGRMDILCRCVSSALFLSFGMRRDVNVHLLLLGGPDPGKILRFEGLHLRYLNPDERSSGSLIQKALQKGATEQDIRSTPGVWIRRGNLDSLLSEFEGRTLLYLREDGEDIRAIANEIRDPVFILGDHVGVTEEEEAQLLEAGAKIISVGPLSLHSNHCITLIHNELDRAEAERGELSGEADSRVED, encoded by the coding sequence ATGCGCGATATTGTTGTTATAGGGCACAAAGCAAACACAAGCGGCGACTTTACATTAAATGATCTTCCAGGTTCTGCAGGAAGAATGGATATCCTTTGCCGCTGCGTGAGTTCTGCCCTTTTTCTTTCTTTCGGAATGCGCAGGGATGTAAATGTACACCTGCTCCTTCTGGGAGGACCTGATCCGGGAAAAATCCTCAGGTTTGAAGGACTCCATCTCAGATACCTTAACCCGGACGAGCGGAGCAGCGGTTCACTTATCCAGAAAGCCCTTCAAAAGGGCGCAACCGAGCAGGATATTCGTTCCACTCCAGGCGTCTGGATTCGCAGAGGAAACCTTGATTCTCTGCTCTCGGAATTTGAAGGCCGCACTCTGCTCTACCTGAGAGAAGACGGAGAGGACATCAGGGCAATTGCAAATGAAATCCGCGACCCCGTCTTCATCCTGGGAGACCATGTAGGAGTTACCGAAGAAGAGGAAGCACAGCTCCTTGAGGCAGGGGCGAAAATTATCTCGGTAGGTCCTCTTTCTCTCCATTCTAATCACTGCATAACCCTTATCCACAATGAACTGGACAGGGCTGAAGCTGAAAGGGGAGAGTTATCCGGAGAAGCTGACAGCAGAGTTGAAGATTGA
- a CDS encoding tRNA pseudouridine(54/55) synthase Pus10, producing the protein MDVLDISKKILHEGPICDNCLGRQFAKLSTGLSNRERGQSLKLALVLEGDRIYKAEKDDSLLKELAPCSAFARKALGTEGEDEQCWVCLDQFKKLDEWADEAVKALEGLEYSTFLVGTKVSGLLSENEEMLWAEAGTAYAEQLKTELNREVGKRIAEKVQKDVDFENPDITITLDLAKNKLDLQLRSVYILGRYRKLLRGIPQTRWPCRKCKGKGCERCNFTGKQYQESVDELIKGPVTEVFQAADTAFHGSGREDIDALMLGSGRPFVVEAKSPVKRSTDLEKLMQNINEKAAGKVEVRELSFTGKDMIETLKSSKADKTYKLKVTFKEPVSEEKLKSSLEALNGIEISQQTPKRVVHRRADLVRKRHVHSIRLDELTDEGYAYITVNCEGGLYVKELISGDEGRTNPSLSGLLGVPALVEDLDVVNVDI; encoded by the coding sequence ATGGATGTACTCGATATTTCAAAAAAAATTCTCCATGAAGGCCCGATATGTGACAACTGTCTGGGCAGGCAATTTGCAAAATTATCCACAGGTCTGAGCAATAGAGAACGCGGGCAGTCCTTGAAACTTGCCCTTGTCCTGGAAGGGGATCGGATCTATAAAGCTGAAAAAGATGATTCCCTGCTTAAAGAGCTTGCTCCTTGCAGTGCATTTGCGAGAAAGGCTCTCGGAACAGAGGGGGAAGACGAACAGTGCTGGGTCTGCCTTGACCAGTTTAAAAAGCTGGATGAATGGGCCGATGAAGCTGTAAAAGCTCTTGAAGGACTTGAATATTCTACCTTTCTTGTTGGTACAAAGGTCAGCGGACTTCTGAGTGAAAACGAGGAAATGCTCTGGGCTGAGGCAGGAACTGCATACGCCGAGCAGCTTAAGACCGAACTTAATAGGGAAGTTGGCAAGCGGATAGCTGAAAAGGTCCAGAAAGATGTGGATTTCGAAAACCCTGATATTACAATTACGCTTGACCTGGCAAAAAACAAGCTTGATCTCCAGCTTCGTTCGGTATATATTCTGGGACGCTACCGCAAACTTCTAAGGGGAATTCCCCAGACCCGCTGGCCTTGCAGGAAATGCAAGGGTAAAGGATGTGAACGCTGCAATTTTACAGGGAAACAATATCAGGAATCCGTAGACGAGCTTATAAAAGGACCTGTAACTGAAGTTTTCCAGGCTGCTGATACGGCTTTTCATGGTTCGGGCAGGGAAGATATCGATGCCCTTATGCTGGGAAGCGGTAGGCCTTTTGTAGTTGAAGCAAAGTCCCCTGTAAAGCGAAGCACAGACCTTGAAAAACTTATGCAAAATATTAACGAGAAAGCTGCCGGAAAAGTTGAGGTAAGAGAATTATCTTTCACTGGAAAGGATATGATTGAGACCTTAAAAAGCTCAAAGGCGGATAAAACTTATAAGCTTAAAGTTACATTTAAAGAGCCTGTTTCGGAGGAAAAGCTTAAATCCAGCCTGGAGGCTTTGAATGGCATAGAGATATCCCAGCAGACTCCAAAGCGGGTAGTTCACAGGCGGGCTGACCTTGTCAGGAAAAGACATGTGCACAGTATCAGGCTTGACGAACTGACAGACGAAGGCTACGCTTACATAACAGTAAACTGCGAAGGTGGGCTGTATGTAAAAGAGCTTATTTCCGGAGATGAAGGAAGAACAAACCCTAGCCTGAGCGGACTTTTAGGGGTTCCTGCGCTTGTGGAAGATCTTGATGTAGTCAACGTCGATATTTAA
- a CDS encoding 50S ribosomal protein L21e: MTNSHGEKRCTRYKLQKTVRERGISPVSKAIQEFEEGQMVHIDIDPSVQKGMPNPKFQGSTGKILGQRGRSYILEVRNGNAMKEVISLPQHLKPQKY, translated from the coding sequence ATGACAAACTCCCACGGTGAAAAACGCTGCACAAGGTACAAATTACAGAAGACAGTTCGTGAAAGAGGGATTTCCCCTGTAAGCAAGGCAATTCAAGAATTCGAAGAAGGGCAAATGGTCCATATTGACATTGACCCTAGCGTTCAGAAAGGTATGCCCAATCCAAAATTCCAGGGTTCTACCGGAAAGATTCTCGGACAGCGCGGTCGTTCGTACATTCTTGAAGTCCGCAACGGAAATGCGATGAAGGAAGTTATCTCTCTCCCTCAGCACCTTAAACCGCAGAAGTATTAA
- a CDS encoding RNA polymerase Rpb4 family protein, protein MIVKEVLSEELLTLAEVRELLTRITEERREMGLEVGYGFRKALHHAEQFSKISGDKSRELVNKLLELEKMKPSIAIRIADILPQSRDEIRSIYAKEKYTLSNEELDQILDYVMEAIE, encoded by the coding sequence ATGATAGTTAAGGAAGTCCTCAGTGAAGAATTATTGACCTTGGCCGAAGTCAGAGAACTACTTACCAGGATCACCGAAGAGCGCAGAGAGATGGGGCTTGAAGTCGGATATGGATTCAGAAAAGCTCTGCACCATGCTGAACAGTTCTCAAAGATCAGTGGAGATAAATCAAGGGAACTGGTTAACAAGCTGTTGGAACTGGAAAAAATGAAACCTTCAATCGCGATCAGGATCGCAGATATTCTGCCTCAATCCAGGGATGAAATCCGATCAATCTACGCTAAAGAAAAATATACCCTGAGCAATGAGGAGCTTGATCAAATTCTCGATTATGTAATGGAAGCTATTGAATAA
- a CDS encoding DUF655 domain-containing protein yields MRVEKSQSGRPYAGRSAAEKPSYGGKRPTGKPQSERQSERAPRSSRKSQESSQEREEYAWVLDYLPYGKSVDGTAAYQKKPLVQAIGDKKFTLMELVPKNGVIPQIQSRVYIGSGDRDEIDHVKQRIGYPDLTTGANLELPFILEACVRYQEERFVKFFNEAHSITTRLHMLDLLPGIGKKLMWSIIDERKKGDFKSFQDIRERIPSLHDPAKVLAHRIEEELKDDFIKYRLFTTPPRRQ; encoded by the coding sequence ATGAGAGTAGAGAAGTCGCAATCAGGTAGACCGTACGCTGGCAGATCAGCTGCTGAAAAACCTTCTTATGGCGGCAAGCGTCCGACAGGCAAACCGCAATCCGAGAGACAATCAGAAAGAGCTCCGCGCTCATCCAGAAAGTCCCAGGAAAGCTCACAGGAAAGAGAGGAATATGCATGGGTTCTCGACTACCTTCCCTATGGGAAATCAGTTGATGGCACTGCCGCTTATCAGAAAAAACCTCTTGTCCAGGCTATAGGAGATAAAAAATTTACTCTTATGGAACTCGTTCCCAAAAACGGTGTGATTCCTCAGATTCAGTCAAGAGTTTATATAGGATCGGGAGACCGGGATGAAATTGACCATGTAAAACAGAGAATAGGCTATCCGGATCTTACAACAGGGGCGAATCTCGAACTGCCTTTTATCCTTGAGGCATGTGTCAGGTATCAGGAGGAACGCTTTGTAAAGTTTTTCAATGAGGCTCATTCTATCACTACCCGCTTGCATATGCTTGATCTCCTTCCCGGAATAGGTAAAAAACTCATGTGGTCTATAATCGATGAGCGTAAAAAAGGAGACTTTAAGAGTTTTCAGGATATTCGAGAGAGAATTCCAAGCCTTCACGATCCGGCTAAAGTCCTTGCCCACAGGATTGAAGAAGAACTCAAGGATGATTTCATCAAGTATAGGCTCTTCACAACTCCACCACGCCGACAGTAA
- a CDS encoding HemK2/MTQ2 family protein methyltransferase translates to MVEVEYKKARVKLGNTDLVYEPAEDSFLLADAALKEAKPGMHILEIGTGSGFVSAVLLANLKEICLVATEINPHAARCAKTNAVEVIRTDLFKGLTTRCPETRFDLILFNPPYLPTSEEEKVPGWLNYAFDGGTSGRETLNRFLDEVRDYLKPGGEILVLISSITGLNAVKEKMEKMGFAVNIVARKKVSFEELMVVRGKLF, encoded by the coding sequence ATGGTTGAAGTTGAATACAAAAAAGCTCGGGTCAAGCTCGGAAATACGGATCTTGTCTATGAGCCTGCTGAAGATTCTTTTTTACTTGCCGATGCCGCCCTTAAAGAAGCGAAACCAGGCATGCACATTCTTGAAATCGGAACAGGGTCGGGTTTTGTATCAGCTGTACTTCTTGCAAACCTGAAAGAGATTTGTCTGGTTGCTACGGAAATTAACCCCCATGCTGCCCGCTGTGCGAAAACAAATGCTGTTGAGGTTATCCGTACCGACCTTTTCAAAGGCCTTACAACCCGCTGTCCGGAGACCCGTTTTGACCTTATTCTCTTTAATCCGCCCTACCTTCCGACTTCTGAGGAAGAAAAGGTTCCAGGCTGGCTGAACTACGCTTTTGACGGTGGAACAAGTGGAAGAGAGACTCTAAATAGATTTCTGGACGAAGTAAGGGACTATCTCAAGCCAGGAGGAGAAATTCTTGTGCTTATTTCCTCCATTACAGGGTTAAATGCAGTAAAAGAGAAAATGGAGAAGATGGGTTTTGCGGTTAATATCGTGGCAAGAAAAAAGGTTTCTTTTGAGGAGTTAATGGTTGTTAGAGGGAAGCTTTTCTAA